agcctgggtgacagaatgagactccatctcaaaaaataaaaataaaataaataaataattaattattcaGTTAAGGTTAAGAGCCGGATACTGGTCCATTGCAGAGGGAAACCCTGAAGCCTAGGCAGGGAAtgggcttgcccaaggtcacacactggGCCTAGAACCTGGGTCCTCCCTGCCACCCTGGACTCTTCATGGAGCAACATCTCTGCCTTGACGCTTTTCTTGCTTCCCGTGCTCTGAGACCAGTATAATCCGATGATCAATTTCTCCCaagaaaggagaaactgaggcacagagagaactGGGGTCTTCAGATGTTCAATGATTCAACACAGCTAAGGCCCGGGCATTGACAACTTATGGGCCAAGGAGGTAATGATTTCTGCTTATTTGTCCACTAGAGGGGGTGGGGGCGGAGAGTCAGGCCTTTTCTAGTCCCAGGACAAGCTGGCTAACCCTCAAGGGGCTCTACGGCACACTACAGAAGTGTCCCCAAGTGCCTCAGGGAGCCAGAGACCACTGGGTTTCAGGTCTGCCCAGTTGTAGCCAAACTGACATCTGGAGGAAGCAAGGATATCGtgtaacgtgtgtgtgtgtgtgtgtgtgtgtgtgtgtgtgtgttttgaatagtgtcactctgttgcccaggctggagtgcactggtgcgatctcagctcactgcaacctctacctcccaggttcaagtgattctcctgcctcagccttccgagtagctgggattacaggtgcccaccacgacacctagctaatttttgtatttttagtagagatggggtttcccatgttggcctggctggtcttgaactcctcacctcaggtgatccgcccgcctcagcctcctgaagtgctgggattcaggcatgagcaaccacccCCGGCcttatgtgctttttaaaaggagaaactgGAGGCCCAGTGAGGCTAAATGACCAGCCCAGAGTCACAGAGCAGGCAAAGGACAGCCATGGAGCTAGAATCCAGGCCCACTTGTTGTACTTGGGGAATCTGGAAGCCAGTTTCTCATTGCCCTGCCCCATAGAATGGAGATGCTCCCTCTACCCCAGTGCACAGCCAACACCTACCAGGCAGTCCACCTTGGTGACATGCCGGGCCAGTGTCCGGGCATCCACCTCTGCCAGCAGCTCCTTCACCTTGCGCAGAAGGCCCACCTCCAGCGGTCGGTTATCCCTGGGGATCAGTAGTGACTGGAAGGTGGCCGGGTTGAAGGAAGAAGTGACTTCCACGATGGGGACTGTGAAGGTCTTGCCCCAGTCCTCCTCGGGGGCCCCATTTTCTGACAGTTCCTTTAGCTTCTCCCCATAGCTCCTGGCCTGCCGGCTGGAGGCCTCAGCTGCTGCCCACTCTCGGCTGCCACGCACGGGAGGCTGGAGCTGGCAGTAGTGGCCAGAGTCCGGGTCACTGTAGCTGCTGAGTGATGGTGACGGGGAGGTCTTGCAGAGGGTGTGGGAGGGGCTGGTGTGGGGGCCCTTGTCTGACTCCCCATGGGTCTTTGGGGCACTTCCGGGACACAGCTGGGGCTCACTGGAACGGCGGGTGACAGGGGAGGCAGGCAGTGCTGTGGCAGAAGGGGCTGCAGGGGCGGCATGGACACGGGTTactgcagaaagagagagaggcccCGTTATAGCAGCTCCCCACCAAAGTGAGATTCCCGCACCCCTTCCCAAAGAGCAGGCTCCCTCACTCCTTGTAGGGAGTACAGAGGTGATGTCCCCACCTCCCTGCATCACCAGAGACCAGGGCCAGCTGACTCTGGCAAGCTGACCAGCCCAGGTGATGCTCTGAAATCACCAGGACCTATGAGTTTGCATGGCCCCACCCTGAGGCTGCTGCAGCCTTGGGGACCCACTGCTTGGAGAAGCTTCAGTGATCCAGGGAAGCTGAGTATCTGCTGGAGTTTCTTGTGCCACACGTGATTGTTTCTCAACGAGTTAgcaataattatttcctttttttttttttttttttgagtcagtgtctcgttctgtcacccaggctgaagtgcagtggcgccatctgggctcactgcaacctccacctcctgggtttaagcagttcttcAATTCTtgaccctcagcctcccgaatagctgggattacagtcatgcaccacaacgcccagctaatttttttttttttttttttttgagtcagagtctcgctctgttgcctaggctggagtgcaatggcacaatctcagctcattgcaacccccgcctcccaggttcaagcagttcttgtgcctcagcctccagagtagctgggattacagacgtgtgccaccgcgcccggcctgaattagCAATAATGATTTGTTGCTATACATTGTGTGCCCAGGAGCTGGCAACATGCTGGAGACATAACCACGGTAAAACCATCATCAAACCTCAAAGACGATATTTACTGAGCTCTTAGTGCCTGCAAGACCCTTCTTTGTACCTCAGTCTATTTAACCCTTTCAATGTCCTATGAAGTAAGTACTTTTATAAtcctcattctacagatgagaaaagtgaagctcagagaggtgcactgacctgcccaaggtcaccgAGCCAGCAAGCAGTACAGCCGGGATTTAAGTCTTGACATCTGGGCTGCTTTACTATAACAGATTGCTTAGAAATTGTCCAATAAGTCATTCTGGCAAGGAATTTTAGGTTTTATACTCAGGGGTATTGCTTTGAAATCAAGTTTGTAGTTATGACAAAGTTGGTGGCTCTGTGTTTAGGGACGGATTTGTGACAACTGATAAAGACAGCAAGACTTCAATGGAATGCCACCCTAGGCAAAAGTTCCTCCTGAGACAGCCCCCTCTCACGACACTTGGCCTGCCACATGGACAATATGGCCTGTTGAAaacatccttttcatttttttccagaaatgacCTATTGGAATGTTTCTAACATAGAAACTTTCTTCGTATTTATAAGAAAGCAcagtgtaggccgggcgcagtggctcaagcctgtaatcccagcactttgggaggccgagacaggcggaccatgaggtcaggagatcgagaccatcttggctaacacagtgaaaccccgtctctactaaaaaatacaaaaaactaaccgggcgaggtggcgggcgcctgtagtcccagctactcgggaggctgaggcaggagaatggcataaacccaggaggcagagcttgcagtgagccgagatccggccactgcactccagcctgggcgacagagcaagactctgtctcacaaaaaaaaaaaaaaaagcacagtgtTCTGTACTTTCcacttaattttgctgtgaacctaaaactgctctaaaaaataaagtctattaagaaaaatagaggccgggcgtagtggctcatgactgtaatcccagcattttgggaggccgaggtgggcagatcacctgaggtcaggagttcgagaccagcctggccaacatggtgaaaccctgtttctactaaaaacacaaaaattagctgggcatggtggcacacgcctctaatcccagcactgtgggaagccgaggcaggtggatcacctgaggtcaggagttcgagaccactctggccaacatggcgaaacaccgtctctaataaaaatacaaaaattagccaggcatggtggcggacacctgtaatcccagctactcgggagactgaggcaggagaatcacttgaacccaggagacggaggttgcagtgagccaagatcccgccactgcactccagcctgggcaacaggagcaaaactgcctcgaaaataaataaataaataaataaataaatagttgctAAATAAACAATCCATGGATACATCTTATATGTTGATATCAACAGTTCTGCTAGCAGGTTTTCAGTGTCAATTATTGCTCTTAGTAAAGGTCTCGCCTCAGAAAAGAGGCGGAAACATACATAACCACACATAGGTTACAGAAGTCTTCAACAACAGATTCCCTCCACCTGCTCCACCCCCTCTGCTGGCCATACCAGTGCTGTAGGCAGGGGAGCTAGGGCTCTCGGAGATGGGCGACATGGGTGAGTGCAGGTCCGGGATCTGGTCCATGCTGAGGGCACAGCTGCGGATGGAGTCCCGAGGGCGGGGCAGCGACGTACTGTGGAGCAGACACCATCATGGGCAGGGAGCCCAGAGGTCAGGGGCCTCAGCCTGCCTCTGGGACCCCCCACCTCTTCACCTTGAACTTCAGAGGCAGAGAAGGCTTGGAGATTATCAAATCCAACCTCCCGACTGATAGGTACAAAAAAACCTGAAgcccagaggagggaggggacaTAGGGAGTCAGGAGCAGAGCTAGGAACCCTGGTGGTGAGCACGCCtggtttcttccctttttttttggagatggagtctcactctgtcgcccgggctggagtgccatggcgtgatttcagctcactgcaactgctgaacccacctcccggattcaagacattctcctgcttcagcctccaagtagctgggattacaggtgcccgccaccaagcctggctaattttttgtatttttagtagagatggagtttcaccatgttggccaggcttgtcttgaacttctgacctcaggtgatccgcccacctcatcctcccaaagtgctgggattacaggcacgagccaccgcgcttggccatCAGCCCAGTTCCTAGTCAGTATCCTCCTCATGACCCTGCTCTCCTCCATTCCTACCCAGCTTCCCCTCCCACGAAGCTTAGAGCAGCCTGAGGATGAGGCTTGGGGGCACCCAGCTGAGCCAACACTTCTCACGctcctctgtttctctcctttcccaAGGAGGAGGGGATGGGAAAGGAGGTACAGGCCAGAATTCAACACCCCACGAGTGCCTTTGTGCAAATTAGTCGACTACAACCATTCTCTGGGCAGACACGGCTCCTCACTAGTGCCCTTAGCTTGATAAGCAGACTCTTTCCTCCGACCTGGAGAACGGTCTGGGGAGAGGGGCTAGCAGGAAGAGTGGGGAGCCTTAGGAAGTAGGCCCACCATTCTGACCTCTCCTCACTGCTCCCAGCTACGCTCAGGATGCCTCAGGCACACATGGTCTGTGGATCCTGGCACCATTATGTTTACTGGCTCCAAACCACAGGCCAAGTGGCTGCTGCCCACAGGGTATCCATTCATCAATTCCTTGACTGGGAGCACCCAACCCAGCCCCCGGGAGATGGGGCCTCAAGGGCCTATCCAAGTGCAGGTGGCACAGGACAGCCGATCTCTGCAAATAGCCAGGGAAGCCACAGAAACTTGGGGCACAGACTTCAGAGTCTAAAGACCTGGGTTCGAATCTTGATCCTACCCATTCTCTAGCAAGCAGCTTCCCCCCTTTAAGCCTATGTCCTCATCTACAAATTGGGTGTATGGGCAGGACCCACCTCCCAGGAGGAAGTGGGCATTGATGAGATTGGCCACGTACAGCACTTAACACTTAGTAGGATCTCAGGAACCAGCAGCTGCTGTGGCTTTTCCTGGCATCCAGGGCCTGGTTTTAGCCCCAGAGACAACCAGGTGTAATTAAAATTTGCTGAGAACATCCCATTCTCTGTGCAGTGATTTCCATGCTGTAAAGTCCTCTGCTCggatgcccaccttggcctagcTGCGTAGGATGGAGGGGTGGCATCAGGTGGCAGGGACCAGGCCCCTCTCTGGTTCAGGACTCAGGCCTCCCCTGGCATAGGGAGGGCTGCTTGAATGAAAGCCTTTATAGGTAGGAACATGGAGATAATAAAGGAGAGGTGACAGGGTCAAGGGCACATGgccagcaagtggcagagctgggactgccACTTGGGTCTGACTCCCTGCAAGTCCTTCGTTCCGTACATCCACACAGTATGGCCCAACCTTCCTCCCATTCCTCCCTGCACACAGAGGCTCCAGGAGGGGAATTTCATCCCATTTCAGTGTGCCTGGCCCTTCCCTTTCTCACTAGCCCTCTCATTACCCACATCCCCATTTGACAAATGGGGCCCTGGCTGACCTGGTGGGGCAGCCATCGCTGCGGGTGACCTTGTCCGCAGTGAGTCCGTCGGTCATGGTGACGCTGCGCCGCTTCATGTGGCTGCCCTTGGGGCCTGAGGGGCTGACGGGGCTGGCGGGCTTGCTACTCCCCTGTCCCAGGCCATAGCTGGCCTCGAGGTAGCGCAGTGGGAAGGTGCGGTTCACCGGGCAGTAGATGATGGCACCACTCTGCTCCGACACAGCCTTGCGGCTGCCCACATGATAGCGCACGAGGGCGGGCACGTGGTCGAAGCTCTCCTGCTCAAACAGGTACTGGATGTGTGTGTAGCTCTCGCCTGCCTTCACCACCACCTTGTTGATCTTGAAGTGCAAGGCCTGGTTGCGCCAGCGGCACGTGAGCAcatagtcgcccaggctggtgagCGAGTCCCGGATGAGGAAGTCGCCATTGCGTTGTACCAAGGTCTCTGAGACCTGCAGAAGGCATGGTTAGGCTGGAGTAGGACAGGGCCAGAAGAGGGTCAGACCCAGgatctgggggacagagcaactCAGGATTAGGGGGGACAGCAAGCCCAGATCCAGGGTATAGAGGACCCAGTGAACAGAGACACCTGACATCTGAGAGTGGGGATGCAATGACCCAGGTTCAGAGGGGGCACCTCAGGCAAAGGCCCAGGGTCTGCAGCACAGAGGCCCAGGGTCTGGAGGAGTGAGAATGGCTGATCTGAGACCCAGGTCTCAGACCCATCCCTTCTCAGGGTTCCGGTGGGGCAGAGTGAATTCCTAATCCTCATTCTTCCAACCTCTCAGTGCTCTGGCATGCCTCTGGCCCTTGCACCCTCAAGCTGCTTTTTTGTCCTGGAACACCGTTCCTGCCTTGTCCATCTGATGAACTTcagatgtttatttattatttatttatttttatttattagtattattattattatttgagatggagtctcactgtgttgcccaggctggagtgcagtggcgcgatctcggctcactgcaagctccgcctcccgggtccatgccattctcctgcctcagcctcccaagtagctgggactacaggtgtccaccaccacgcccggctaattttttgtatttttagtagagacggggttggccgggcgcggtggctcaagcctgtaatcccagcactttgggaggccgagacgggcggatcacaaggtcaggagatcgagaccatcctggctaacacggtgaaaccccgtctctactaaaaatacaagaaaattagccgggcgaggtggtgggcgcctgtagtcccagctacttgggaggctgaggcaggagaatggcgtgaacccgggggggcggagcttgcagtgagccgagatcgcgccactgcactccagcctggggcacagagcaagactccgtctcaaaaaaaaaaaaaaaaaaaaaaaaagtagagacggggtttcactgtgttagccaagatggtctcgatctcctgaccttgtgatccacccgccttggcctcccaaagtgctgggattacaggcgtgagccaccacacccggccttattattgttattgagatggagtctcactctgtcacccaagctgcagtgtggtggcacaatctccactcactgcaacctccgcctcccaggttcaagtgattctcctgcctcaggtgcgtgccatcacacctggctaattttcatttttttagtagagacaaggtttcaccatgtgggccaggctggtctcaaactcctgacctcaggtgatctgcccgcctcagcctcctaaagtgctgagattacaggcgtgagccatcacacctggccccacCTGGTGAACTCCTATCTATCTCACAAAGGCCTCCATCCTCAGTGTCCCCTCCTCAGGACTTGCCCATATTCATACTAGGCACTCTATTCTTGCACTTCTTCCACTAGGCTCTGACTGTCAGCCCCCTACCCTGGGCCATTAGCCATCAAAAGAAGCCACCACCTCTTCTACCTCTGCAGCCTTGGTGCTTAGCACAGGTCCTGGCAAAGTTGATGTTTGACAAAGATTAT
Above is a window of Papio anubis isolate 15944 chromosome 13, Panubis1.0, whole genome shotgun sequence DNA encoding:
- the SH2D3C gene encoding SH2 domain-containing protein 3C isoform X4, with protein sequence MTERCSLWSALSAAACCFYRGSFVQVQFSKEKYILDSSPEKLHKELEEELKLSSTDLRSHAWYHGRIPREVSETLVQRNGDFLIRDSLTSLGDYVLTCRWRNQALHFKINKVVVKAGESYTHIQYLFEQESFDHVPALVRYHVGSRKAVSEQSGAIIYCPVNRTFPLRYLEASYGLGQGSSKPASPVSPSGPKGSHMKRRSVTMTDGLTADKVTRSDGCPTSTSLPRPRDSIRSCALSMDQIPDLHSPMSPISESPSSPAYSTVTRVHAAPAAPSATALPASPVTRRSSEPQLCPGSAPKTHGESDKGPHTSPSHTLCKTSPSPSLSSYSDPDSGHYCQLQPPVRGSREWAAAEASSRQARSYGEKLKELSENGAPEEDWGKTFTVPIVEVTSSFNPATFQSLLIPRDNRPLEVGLLRKVKELLAEVDARTLARHVTKVDCLVARILGVTKEMQTLMGVRWGMELLTLPHGRQLRLDLLERFHTMSIMLAVDILGCTGSAEERAALLHKTIQLAAELRGTMGNMFSFAAVMGALDMAQISRLEQTWVALRQRHTEGAILYEKKLKPFLKSLNEGKEGPPLSNTTFPHVLPLITLLECDSAPPEGPEPWGSTEHGVEVVLAHLEAARTVAHHGGLYNTNAEVKLQGFQARPELLEVFSTEFQMRLLWGSQGASSSQARRYEKFDKVLTALSHKLEPAVRSSEL
- the SH2D3C gene encoding SH2 domain-containing protein 3C isoform X6, which codes for MTEGTKKTSKKFKFFKFKGFGSLSNLPRSFTLRRSLAPISRQSHLEPDIFEATQDDMVTVPKSPPAYARSSDMYSHMGTMPRPSIKKAQNSQAVRQAQEVGPKPNLVPRGVPDPPGLEAAKEVMVKANGPLEDIPAVEPNPSAVEVDPIRKPEVPTGDTEEERPPRDVHSERAAGEPEAGGDYVKFSKEKYILDSSPEKLHKELEEELKLSSTDLRSHAWYHGRIPREVSETLVQRNGDFLIRDSLTSLGDYVLTCRWRNQALHFKINKVVVKAGESYTHIQYLFEQESFDHVPALVRYHVGSRKAVSEQSGAIIYCPVNRTFPLRYLEASYGLGQGSSKPASPVSPSGPKGSHMKRRSVTMTDGLTADKVTRSDGCPTSTSLPRPRDSIRSCALSMDQIPDLHSPMSPISESPSSPAYSTVTRVHAAPAAPSATALPASPVTRRSSEPQLCPGSAPKTHGESDKGPHTSPSHTLCKTSPSPSLSSYSDPDSGHYCQLQPPVRGSREWAAAEASSRQARSYGEKLKELSENGAPEEDWGKTFTVPIVEVTSSFNPATFQSLLIPRDNRPLEVGLLRKVKELLAEVDARTLARHVTKVDCLVARILGVTKEMQTLMGVRWGMELLTLPHGRQLRLDLLERFHTMSIMLAVDILGCTGSAEERAALLHKTIQLAAELRGTMGNMFSFAAVMGALDMAQVLRAVQSRHPVDCLEEPWGAFGMAVYGIRRSFGVSRHH
- the SH2D3C gene encoding SH2 domain-containing protein 3C isoform X7, with translation MTAVGRRCPALGSRGAAGEPEAGGDYVKFSKEKYILDSSPEKLHKELEEELKLSSTDLRSHAWYHGRIPREVSETLVQRNGDFLIRDSLTSLGDYVLTCRWRNQALHFKINKVVVKAGESYTHIQYLFEQESFDHVPALVRYHVGSRKAVSEQSGAIIYCPVNRTFPLRYLEASYGLGQGSSKPASPVSPSGPKGSHMKRRSVTMTDGLTADKVTRSDGCPTSTSLPRPRDSIRSCALSMDQIPDLHSPMSPISESPSSPAYSTVTRVHAAPAAPSATALPASPVTRRSSEPQLCPGSAPKTHGESDKGPHTSPSHTLCKTSPSPSLSSYSDPDSGHYCQLQPPVRGSREWAAAEASSRQARSYGEKLKELSENGAPEEDWGKTFTVPIVEVTSSFNPATFQSLLIPRDNRPLEVGLLRKVKELLAEVDARTLARHVTKVDCLVARILGVTKEMQTLMGVRWGMELLTLPHGRQLRLDLLERFHTMSIMLAVDILGCTGSAEERAALLHKTIQLAAELRGTMGNMFSFAAVMGALDMAQGSRVAAAGPLPGWSLTVWPPQISRLEQTWVALRQRHTEGAILYEKKLKPFLKSLNEGKEGPPLSNTTFPHVLPLITLLECDSAPPEGPEPWGSTEHGVEVVLAHLEAARTVAHHGGLYNTNAEVKLQGFQARPELLEVFSTEFQMRLLWGSQGASSSQARRYEKFDKVLTALSHKLEPAVRSSEL
- the SH2D3C gene encoding SH2 domain-containing protein 3C isoform X8, translated to MTAVGRRCPALGSRGAAGEPEAGGDYVKFSKEKYILDSSPEKLHKELEEELKLSSTDLRSHAWYHGRIPREVSETLVQRNGDFLIRDSLTSLGDYVLTCRWRNQALHFKINKVVVKAGESYTHIQYLFEQESFDHVPALVRYHVGSRKAVSEQSGAIIYCPVNRTFPLRYLEASYGLGQGSSKPASPVSPSGPKGSHMKRRSVTMTDGLTADKVTRSDGCPTSTSLPRPRDSIRSCALSMDQIPDLHSPMSPISESPSSPAYSTVTRVHAAPAAPSATALPASPVTRRSSEPQLCPGSAPKTHGESDKGPHTSPSHTLCKTSPSPSLSSYSDPDSGHYCQLQPPVRGSREWAAAEASSRQARSYGEKLKELSENGAPEEDWGKTFTVPIVEVTSSFNPATFQSLLIPRDNRPLEVGLLRKVKELLAEVDARTLARHVTKVDCLVARILGVTKEMQTLMGVRWGMELLTLPHGRQLRLDLLERFHTMSIMLAVDILGCTGSAEERAALLHKTIQLAAELRGTMGNMFSFAAVMGALDMAQISRLEQTWVALRQRHTEGAILYEKKLKPFLKSLNEGKEGPPLSNTTFPHVLPLITLLECDSAPPEGPEPWGSTEHGVEVVLAHLEAARTVAHHGGLYNTNAEVKLQGFQARPELLEVFSTEFQMRLLWGSQGASSSQARRYEKFDKVLTALSHKLEPAVRSSEL